Proteins encoded in a region of the Zea mays cultivar B73 chromosome 2, Zm-B73-REFERENCE-NAM-5.0, whole genome shotgun sequence genome:
- the LOC111590888 gene encoding mitochondrial fission regulator 1 — MILVAIMAELLEEYTAAVARAVERLLSSAAPRRILPRRVRFLVLRSLPFASPPPPPMAAAPPPPPPPPPHATVLTS; from the coding sequence ATGATACTCGTGGCGATCATggcggagctactggaggagtacACGGCGGCGGTGGCGCGCGCCGTGGAGCGCCTGCTCTCATCCGCGGCGCCGCGGCGCATCCTGCCGCGCCGGGTTCGCTTCCTCGTCCTCCGGAGCCTCCCCTTCGCgtccccaccaccaccaccgatgGCTGctgcgccaccgccaccgccaccgccgccgccccacGCCACCGTTCTTACCAGCTGA